A stretch of the Musa acuminata AAA Group cultivar baxijiao chromosome BXJ2-7, Cavendish_Baxijiao_AAA, whole genome shotgun sequence genome encodes the following:
- the LOC135617461 gene encoding CDK5RAP1-like protein, producing the protein MASPLSPLAAFWKSQPHHHTATLRINLRRLPPCPLAAMSGPCLRSSVSSPPPPLPPPSPLLPPCFFQCRTAVSIFALVSNSSPYLSSRRGFVRHAATAAAATADVQQDPVSTSQIISRGQRIYHETYGCQMNVNDMEIVLSIMKNAGYEEVVKEPENAEIIFINTCAIRDNAEQKVWQRLNYFWFLKREWKSNVAVGRSQSTHPPKIAVLGCMAERLKEKILDADKMVDVVCGPDAYRDLPRLLDEVDYGHKGINTLLSLEETYADVSPVRISTNSVTAFVSIMRGCNNMCSFCIVPFTRGRERSRPVSSIVREVGELWKEGVKEVMLLGQNVNSYNDVSELSDLEPGANWRLSEGFSSMCKVKNMGLRFSDLLDRLSTEFPEMRFRFTSPHPKDFPDDLLFLMKDKYNICKNIHLPAQTGSSTVLERMRRGYTREAYLDLVQKIRGIIPDVGLSSDFICGFCGETEEEHADTLSLVKSVGYDMAYMFAYSMRERTHAHRNYMDDVPDNVKQRRLTELIDTFRESTVQRYESQVGTVQLVLVEGPNKRAPESELVGRSDRGHKVSFLNVPLPHSFETDGKRNPEIGDYVEVGILRSTKASLFGEALARTSLSRFYQKNSDSRT; encoded by the exons ATGGCGTCCCCTCTTTCTCCTCTCGCCGCTTTCTGGAAGAGCCAACCTCACCACCACACTGCTACCCTCCGCATCAACCTCCGCCGCTTGCCTCCCTGCCCACTCGCAGCTATGTCCGGACCTTGCCTCCGCTCCTCCGTCTCCTCCcctccgcctcctcttcctcctccttctccccttCTTCCCCCATGCTTCTTCCAGTGCCGCACGGCTGTTTCCATCTTTGCCCTCGTCTCCAATTCCAGCCCTTACCTGAGCTCTCGCCGCGGCTTCGTTCGCCACGCAGCGACCGCTGCTGCCGCCACCGCTGATGTCCAACAAGA TCCAGTATCAACATCTCAAATTATCAGTAGGGGGCAGCGCATTTACCATGAAACATACGGATGCCAAATGAATGTAAATGACATGGAGATTGTGCTATCTATCATGAAAAATGCTGGGTATGAGGAAGTCGTGAAGGAACCTGAGAATGCAGAGATTATATTCATCAACACCTGTGCTATCCGAGACAATGCGGAGCAAAAGGTTTGGCAGAGACTCAACTACTTCTGGTTTCTAAAAAGGGAATGGAAGAGCAATGTTGCTGTGGGAAGGTCACAATCTACACACCCTCCAAAAATAGCTGTTCTAGGATGTATGGCTGAGAGGTTGAAAGAGAAAATACTTGATGCAGATAAGATGGTAGATGTAGTCTGTGGACCAGATGCTTATAGAGATCTTCCACGTTTGCTGGATGAGGTTGACTATGGGCACAAAGGAATTAATACCCTGCtttctcttgaagaaacttatgcTGATGTTAGTCCAGTTAGGATCTCGACCAATTCAGTTACTGCATTTGTCTCGATAATGAGGGGTTGCAACAATATGTGTTCATTTTGCATTGTTCCATTCACTAGAGGTAGAGAGAGGTCTCGTCCAGTCTCATCAATTGTCAGAGAAGTAGGTGAGCTCTGGAAGGAGGGTGTGAAGGAAGTAATGTTGCTTGGTCAGAATGTGAACAGTTACAATGATGTTTCTGAGCTCAGTGATCTGGAACCAGGAGCAAATTGGAGACTCAGTGAAGGATTCTCCAGCATGTGCAAAGTGAAGAATATGGGCTTGCGCTTTTCTGATCTCTTAGATCGACTCTCTACTGAATTTCCAGAGATGCGGTTTCGATTCACTTCCCCTCATCCCAAGGATTTTCCAGATGATTTGTTATTTCTCATGAAGGATAAATATAATATTTGCAAAAACATTCATCTGCCTGCTCAAACAGGGAGCTCAACAGTTCTCGAGAGAATGCGCCGAGGTTACACCAGGGAGGCATACTTGGACCTTGTACAGAAAATAAGAGGCATCATTCCAGATGTTGGACTAAGTAGTGACTTCATTTGTG GCTTTTGTGGAGAAACAGAAGAAGAACATGCTGACACCCTAAGCCTTGTGAAGTCTGTTGGATATGATATGGCATACATGTTTGCTTATAGCATGAGAGAAAGAACTCATGCCCACAGGAACTACATGGATGATGTTCCTGATAATGTCAAACAGAGGAGGCTGACTGAACTTATTGACACCTTCCGTGAAAGCACAGTGCAGAGGTATGAATCTCAAGTAGGAACTGTCCAGCTTGTTTTAGTCGAGGGACCTAATAAGAGAGCACCTGAATCAGAACTGGTTGGAAGGAGTGATAGAGGCCACAAGGTCTCCTTTCTTAATGTCCCTCTGCCacactcatttgaaacagatgggaAGCGAAATCCAGAGATTGGAGATTATGTTGAAGTTGGCATATTGAGATCAACAAAGGCATCCTTATTTGGGGAGGCACTTGCGCGAACGAGCCTGAGCAGGTTTTACCAAAAGAATTCGGACTCTAGAACGTGA